The Pecten maximus chromosome 12, xPecMax1.1, whole genome shotgun sequence genome includes a region encoding these proteins:
- the LOC117338783 gene encoding myosin regulatory light chain B, smooth adductor muscle isoform X3 — MADKAASGVLTKLPQKQIQEMKEAFTMIDQNRDGFIDINDLKEMFSSLGRTPDDKELTAMLKEAPGPLNFTMFLSIFSDKLSGTDSEETIRNAFAMFDEQENKKLNIEYIKDLLENMGDNFNKDEMRMTFKEAPVEGGKFDYVKFTAMIKGSGEDEA; from the exons ATGGCAGAT AAAGCAGCAAGCGGAGTTTTAACCAAGTTGCCCCAGAAACAAATTCAGGAGATGAAAGAG GCGTTTACGATGATAGACCAAAACAGGGATGGATTTATAGATATCAACGATCTTAAGGAAATGTTCTCATCCCTGG GCAGGACGCCCGACGACAAAGAATTGACAGCTATGTTGAAAGAGGCTCCCGGTCCCTTGAACTTCACTATGTTCTTGTCCATCTTCTCAGACAAGCTCAGCG GTACCGACAGCGAGGAGACCATCAGGAACGCATTCGCCATGtttgatgaacaggaaaacaaGAAACTCAACATCGAGTA CATTAAGGATTTATTAGAAAACATGGGAGACAACTTCAACAAAGATGAG ATGAGGATGACATTCAAGGAAGCCCCTGTGGAAGGAGGAAAATTCGACTATGTAAAATTCACAGCGATGATCAAGGGTAGTGGTGAGGATGAGGCATAA
- the LOC117338783 gene encoding myosin regulatory light chain, striated adductor muscle isoform X2: MADKAASGVLTKLPQKQIQEMKEAFSMIDVDRDGFVSKDDIKAISEQLGRTPDDKELTAMLKEAPGPLNFTMFLSIFSDKLSGTDSEETIRNAFAMFDEQENKKLNIEYIKDLLENMGDNFNKDEMRMTFKEAPVEGGKFDYVKFTAMIKGSGEDEA, translated from the exons ATGGCAGAT AAAGCAGCAAGCGGAGTTTTAACCAAGTTGCCCCAGAAACAAATTCAGGAGATGAAAGAG GCCTTCTCCATGATTGACGTAGACAGGGATGGTTTCGTCAGCAAAGATGATATCAAAGCTATCTCCGAACAGCTCG GCAGGACGCCCGACGACAAAGAATTGACAGCTATGTTGAAAGAGGCTCCCGGTCCCTTGAACTTCACTATGTTCTTGTCCATCTTCTCAGACAAGCTCAGCG GTACCGACAGCGAGGAGACCATCAGGAACGCATTCGCCATGtttgatgaacaggaaaacaaGAAACTCAACATCGAGTA CATTAAGGATTTATTAGAAAACATGGGAGACAACTTCAACAAAGATGAG ATGAGGATGACATTCAAGGAAGCCCCTGTGGAAGGAGGAAAATTCGACTATGTAAAATTCACAGCGATGATCAAGGGTAGTGGTGAGGATGAGGCATAA
- the LOC117338783 gene encoding myosin regulatory light chain A, smooth adductor muscle isoform X1, with protein MADKERAQRATSNVFARLPQKLMQEMKEAFTMIDQNRDGFIDINDLKEMFSSLGRTPDDKELTAMLKEAPGPLNFTMFLSIFSDKLSGTDSEETIRNAFAMFDEQENKKLNIEYIKDLLENMGDNFNKDEMRMTFKEAPVEGGKFDYVKFTAMIKGSGEDEA; from the exons ATGGCAGAT AAAGAAAGGGCACAAAGGGCTACGTCGAATGTGTTCGCAAGGCTTCCACAAAAGTTAATGCAGGAAATGAAAGAG GCGTTTACGATGATAGACCAAAACAGGGATGGATTTATAGATATCAACGATCTTAAGGAAATGTTCTCATCCCTGG GCAGGACGCCCGACGACAAAGAATTGACAGCTATGTTGAAAGAGGCTCCCGGTCCCTTGAACTTCACTATGTTCTTGTCCATCTTCTCAGACAAGCTCAGCG GTACCGACAGCGAGGAGACCATCAGGAACGCATTCGCCATGtttgatgaacaggaaaacaaGAAACTCAACATCGAGTA CATTAAGGATTTATTAGAAAACATGGGAGACAACTTCAACAAAGATGAG ATGAGGATGACATTCAAGGAAGCCCCTGTGGAAGGAGGAAAATTCGACTATGTAAAATTCACAGCGATGATCAAGGGTAGTGGTGAGGATGAGGCATAA